Proteins from one Pontibacter korlensis genomic window:
- the lysA gene encoding diaminopimelate decarboxylase has protein sequence MASLIETKHMLNLNPEQLKQHATPFYVYDLNLLRQTLQSAQQEAEKYNFHVHYALKANANAPVLEQMRQHGFGADCVSGNEVKAAIENGFSPKEVVFAGVGKSDEEINYALDQDIFCFNCESKHELEVLNELAEQKNTVARVALRINPNVNANTHKYITTGLEENKFGINAWELESVIELLQQLKHVELIGIHFHIGSQITDLTVFKNLCTRVNEFQEWFLARNIELEHINVGGGLGVDYYHPEENPIPDFAAYFSLFNQFLELRPGQQVHFELGRALVAQCGTLISRVLYIKSGVTTNFAILDAGMTELIRPALYQSYHKIENLTSEKQEVRYDVVGPICESSDCFGKAVMLPETNRGDLIAIRTAGAYGEVMASAYNLRDKAQAIYV, from the coding sequence ATGGCATCTTTAATAGAAACGAAGCACATGCTTAACCTTAACCCGGAGCAGCTAAAGCAACATGCTACTCCGTTTTATGTATACGACCTGAACCTATTGCGCCAGACACTTCAGTCTGCACAGCAAGAGGCTGAGAAGTATAATTTTCATGTTCACTATGCCCTTAAAGCCAATGCAAATGCTCCTGTACTTGAGCAAATGCGCCAGCATGGCTTTGGTGCCGATTGCGTGAGCGGCAATGAAGTTAAAGCGGCTATTGAGAATGGTTTTTCGCCGAAGGAGGTTGTATTTGCGGGCGTGGGTAAGTCCGACGAGGAGATTAATTACGCCCTGGATCAGGATATTTTCTGCTTTAACTGTGAGTCGAAGCACGAACTGGAGGTACTGAACGAACTGGCAGAGCAGAAAAACACTGTTGCCCGTGTAGCGCTACGCATTAACCCAAACGTAAATGCCAACACGCACAAGTATATCACCACAGGCCTGGAGGAGAACAAGTTTGGTATCAATGCCTGGGAGTTGGAGAGTGTAATAGAGCTTCTACAGCAGCTAAAACATGTAGAGCTGATCGGTATCCACTTTCATATTGGCTCACAGATCACCGATCTGACTGTTTTCAAAAACCTGTGCACACGCGTAAATGAGTTTCAGGAATGGTTCTTGGCTCGAAACATTGAACTGGAGCATATCAACGTTGGCGGAGGCCTTGGTGTGGATTATTACCATCCAGAGGAGAATCCAATACCTGATTTTGCTGCTTATTTTTCACTATTCAATCAGTTTCTGGAGCTAAGACCAGGACAGCAGGTTCATTTTGAATTAGGCCGTGCACTGGTAGCACAGTGTGGTACGCTTATTTCGAGAGTACTTTACATCAAAAGTGGCGTAACTACCAATTTTGCGATACTCGATGCTGGTATGACAGAATTGATCCGCCCTGCGCTATATCAGTCTTATCACAAGATTGAGAACCTTACAAGCGAAAAGCAAGAGGTTCGTTACGATGTGGTTGGTCCAATCTGCGAATCGAGCGACTGCTTCGGTAAGGCGGTAATGCTACCAGAAACGAACCGCGGCGACCTAATTGCCATTCGTACAGCCGGAGCTTATGGCGAGGTGATGGCTTCTGCTTACAACCTGCGCGACAAAGCCCAAGCGATTTATGTTTAA
- a CDS encoding aspartate kinase, with translation MKILKFGGTSVGSAERMKAVASLIQNGEPKIVVLSAMSGTTNALVQIAETLYQNKNDEAKALIKALHDKYKQVVEELYTSDDKKKQANDLLTQHFEYLTAFTLDLFTIHEERAVLAQGELLSTALFQFFLEEQGINSVLLPALNFMKIDENEEPDNDYIAKQLKKELEKYPGVELFVTQGYICRNTFGEIDNLKRGGSDYSASLIGAAVNAEEIQIWTDIDGMHNNDPRVVKNTYPIAELSFDEAAELAYFGAKILHPSSVQPAKQKNIPVKLLNTMEPQARGTTISATTQSGKIKAVAAKDGITAIKIKSGRMLLAYGFLRSVFEVFERYKTPIDMITTSEVAVSLTVDNDKFLDQIVAELKEFGQVEVDQDQTIICVVGDFISERSGSGLAIFESLQQIPLRMISYGGSKNNISLLINTSDKVEALTKLNDGIFNRNEAHA, from the coding sequence ATGAAAATACTCAAGTTCGGCGGTACCTCCGTAGGGTCAGCTGAGAGAATGAAGGCTGTTGCCTCGCTCATCCAGAATGGTGAGCCAAAAATTGTGGTGCTATCGGCTATGTCGGGCACTACCAATGCGTTGGTGCAAATAGCAGAAACGCTGTATCAGAATAAAAACGACGAAGCAAAGGCTTTGATAAAAGCCCTGCACGATAAATATAAACAGGTGGTAGAGGAACTCTACACCTCCGACGATAAGAAAAAACAGGCAAACGATCTGCTGACACAGCACTTCGAGTATCTTACAGCTTTCACCCTGGACCTCTTCACAATACATGAGGAGCGTGCAGTATTGGCGCAGGGTGAGCTCCTGAGCACAGCCCTCTTTCAGTTTTTCCTGGAAGAACAGGGTATAAACTCTGTGTTGCTGCCTGCCCTTAATTTCATGAAGATTGATGAAAACGAGGAGCCAGATAACGACTACATTGCTAAGCAGCTGAAGAAAGAGCTGGAGAAATATCCTGGAGTAGAGCTGTTTGTAACGCAAGGCTATATCTGCCGCAATACATTTGGAGAGATAGACAACCTGAAGCGCGGTGGCTCTGATTACTCTGCCTCCCTGATTGGTGCCGCTGTGAATGCTGAAGAGATTCAGATCTGGACCGACATAGACGGCATGCATAATAATGATCCTCGCGTGGTGAAGAATACCTATCCTATCGCGGAGCTTTCTTTCGACGAGGCGGCTGAACTAGCTTACTTTGGTGCCAAAATTTTGCATCCAAGCAGTGTGCAGCCAGCCAAGCAGAAAAACATTCCGGTTAAGCTGCTCAATACAATGGAGCCGCAGGCAAGAGGCACCACTATCAGTGCAACTACCCAAAGTGGTAAGATAAAGGCTGTAGCTGCAAAGGATGGCATCACAGCCATCAAAATAAAGTCAGGCCGTATGCTGCTGGCTTATGGTTTCCTGCGTAGCGTGTTTGAGGTGTTCGAAAGGTATAAGACACCTATAGATATGATCACCACTTCTGAGGTGGCGGTGTCACTGACTGTAGATAATGATAAGTTCCTGGACCAGATTGTGGCAGAACTGAAAGAGTTCGGTCAGGTGGAAGTAGACCAAGACCAGACCATTATCTGCGTAGTAGGCGATTTTATCTCAGAGCGAAGTGGATCTGGCCTTGCCATCTTTGAATCATTGCAGCAAATCCCGCTGCGCATGATCTCTTACGGCGGAAGTAAAAACAATATCAGCCTCCTTATCAACACATCAGATAAAGTTGAGGCCTTAACAAAACTGAACGATGGCATCTTTAATAGAAACGAAGCACATGCTTAA
- a CDS encoding T9SS type A sorting domain-containing protein: protein MCGTSTVLQANAVTSGTGTWSQVNGPTTASFSSTTNPNATAGNLTPGTYVFRWTVRTDCSSTPYTAASEVTIIVNCDASYTLAVPKYRDEYRQNEVIATASDPDGTINSASIERGTLPPGTTISSTSGNISVVNPANLVEGTYPLSIRLTDQYNRTTLTDIVLRIYGDSPAIVPLPVELVYFRAAVQQSQVKLQWLTASEENNKAFVVERSADGKQFSPIGTVAGAGTTVQPQHYSFVDSEYFSGTTYYRLKQIDFDGEFAYSNVVAVRKGGQNAQENTLKVWPNPFEQEVSIEVFSGTAEEASIDLTDMQGRQVHRATVQLKPGLNELNLPLKGISTGMYILRLQTKAINQTAKVIRK from the coding sequence GTGTGCGGTACTTCAACAGTGCTTCAAGCCAATGCTGTAACTTCAGGTACAGGAACTTGGTCTCAAGTAAATGGGCCTACTACTGCTTCATTCAGTTCCACAACCAATCCTAATGCTACTGCAGGCAATTTGACTCCAGGCACTTATGTTTTCCGATGGACAGTGAGGACTGACTGTAGCAGCACTCCCTATACAGCAGCCAGTGAGGTAACTATAATTGTGAACTGCGATGCAAGCTATACGTTAGCGGTGCCAAAGTATAGAGACGAGTACAGACAAAATGAAGTAATTGCCACAGCCTCAGATCCGGATGGAACAATTAATTCTGCCTCCATTGAGCGTGGAACATTACCTCCTGGCACAACCATATCCAGTACTAGTGGCAATATCTCAGTAGTAAATCCTGCTAATTTAGTAGAAGGTACTTACCCACTTTCTATTCGCCTTACGGATCAATATAACAGGACTACCTTAACGGATATAGTACTGCGCATTTACGGTGACTCACCAGCTATTGTCCCTCTTCCGGTAGAACTAGTATATTTCAGAGCGGCGGTGCAGCAGAGCCAGGTTAAACTGCAATGGCTCACAGCTTCAGAAGAAAACAACAAAGCGTTTGTGGTGGAGCGTAGTGCTGATGGCAAACAGTTTAGCCCAATTGGCACGGTGGCCGGTGCAGGTACAACCGTTCAGCCACAGCATTACTCTTTCGTAGACTCAGAATACTTCTCGGGCACAACTTACTACCGCCTGAAGCAAATAGATTTTGATGGTGAGTTTGCCTACAGCAATGTAGTGGCTGTGCGTAAGGGTGGACAAAATGCTCAAGAAAATACGCTGAAGGTGTGGCCTAATCCATTTGAGCAGGAGGTATCTATTGAAGTCTTCTCTGGTACGGCAGAAGAAGCAAGTATAGACCTGACGGATATGCAGGGGCGACAGGTACACAGAGCTACTGTGCAGCTGAAGCCGGGTCTGAATGAGCTTAATCTCCCACTCAAGGGAATAAGCACCGGTATGTACATCCTGCGTTTGCAGACAAAGGCTATCAACCAAACAGCTAAAGTGATAAGGAAGTAG
- a CDS encoding beta-ketoacyl synthase N-terminal-like domain-containing protein codes for MKATNKHIIIKGYGAISPLGYDSTSTAAAYTSGTPAFKAILHQGTPTPVAALTAEAERQLQLLMEANPTYRQLDRSVLMAVFAARQAAEQAGWLKENAPVDDDLAVNIGSSRGATGLFEHHFEAFQQDTLSSSASPTTTLGNLSSWVAHAVNAGGGQISHSITCSTALMAIANGVAWLKAGMAKRYLAGGTEAPLTDFTIAQMKAVGIYSRLSGQPYPCQPYAQEKQNTFILGEGAAVFALEQIQEPAKGAISVEAVGLGFEKLVSKTGISAEGINFQKSMRQALAQLPEDDRQVDLIITHTPGTRAGDRAELAAIQAVFQDNAPVITTNKWLVGHTLGASGALSLQYALHILQQQQFSSIPYPNQLQQQDTHNINRIMINAAGFGGNAASVIVSPI; via the coding sequence TTGAAAGCGACGAATAAACACATCATCATCAAGGGCTATGGTGCTATCTCTCCTCTTGGTTACGACAGCACCTCTACTGCGGCAGCTTATACTTCAGGCACACCCGCGTTTAAAGCTATACTCCACCAAGGCACTCCAACGCCTGTGGCTGCTCTAACTGCTGAGGCAGAAAGGCAACTTCAGCTTCTCATGGAGGCCAACCCTACTTACCGGCAGTTGGATCGCTCGGTGCTCATGGCGGTTTTTGCCGCAAGACAGGCAGCGGAACAGGCGGGGTGGTTAAAAGAGAATGCTCCTGTCGATGATGACCTGGCGGTGAACATCGGCTCGTCGCGTGGGGCAACCGGATTGTTTGAACATCACTTTGAAGCTTTTCAACAGGATACTTTATCATCCAGCGCCTCCCCCACCACTACCTTAGGCAATCTTTCTAGTTGGGTAGCCCATGCCGTAAATGCTGGCGGTGGCCAAATTAGCCACTCTATTACCTGCAGCACAGCGCTAATGGCTATTGCGAACGGGGTAGCATGGCTGAAGGCCGGAATGGCTAAGCGTTATCTTGCAGGCGGCACTGAGGCTCCGCTTACCGACTTTACTATAGCTCAGATGAAAGCTGTAGGCATATACTCCAGGCTTAGTGGACAGCCCTACCCTTGCCAGCCTTATGCGCAGGAAAAGCAAAACACCTTCATTTTGGGTGAAGGAGCAGCAGTTTTTGCTCTGGAGCAGATACAAGAACCAGCAAAAGGAGCAATATCGGTGGAGGCAGTGGGATTGGGTTTTGAGAAACTGGTTAGCAAAACAGGTATTTCTGCTGAAGGTATCAATTTCCAGAAATCTATGCGCCAAGCCCTGGCACAGTTGCCTGAAGATGACCGACAGGTAGACTTGATTATTACCCACACCCCAGGCACCCGTGCCGGAGATAGGGCTGAGTTAGCCGCAATACAAGCTGTTTTTCAAGATAATGCTCCTGTAATCACTACTAATAAGTGGCTTGTTGGCCATACGCTGGGTGCCTCTGGTGCGCTTAGTCTGCAGTACGCCCTTCATATACTTCAACAGCAGCAGTTTTCTTCTATACCTTATCCTAACCAGCTTCAACAACAGGATACCCATAATATTAACCGAATAATGATAAATGCAGCTGGTTTTGGTGGCAATGCTGCCAGTGTTATTGTATCCCCAATATAA
- the bioA gene encoding adenosylmethionine--8-amino-7-oxononanoate transaminase, translated as MNLAERDHNVIWHPYTQMKTAALPIPIVRGEGALLFSEDGQTYIDAVASWWVNLHGHAHPYIAEKVTEQLQTLEHVIFAGFTHTAAVTFAERLLQILPQNQRRIFYSDNGSTAVEVAMKMAIQYWNNIGTPKRKIVAFRDSYHGDTFGAMSVSARSAFTAPFWSYLFEVAFIDVPTAGNEQETLKQLEAFAQEGDVAAFIYEPLVLGTAGMVMYTPEVLNQLLEICQKNNILTIADEVMTGFGRTGRTFATDYLQQKPDMVCLSKGLTGGTMALGVTSCSEKIYEAFLHEDKSKTLFHGHSYTANPVACAAGLASMDLLLQPETQESIQRIGQRHADFAQSIKDLPQVLEVRQQGTILAVEFEDGGTSYFSELRDTLYSFGIDNGVILRPLGNIIYVIPPYCITNEQLEQIYQTILGMQEIVTGRRHHPRPDLDMLHD; from the coding sequence ATGAATTTAGCCGAACGTGATCATAACGTTATCTGGCATCCTTATACTCAAATGAAAACAGCAGCGCTTCCTATTCCGATTGTTCGGGGCGAGGGGGCGCTTTTGTTTTCAGAGGATGGCCAGACTTATATCGACGCCGTAGCCTCTTGGTGGGTCAACCTGCACGGGCACGCACATCCTTATATTGCAGAAAAAGTAACCGAGCAGCTTCAAACACTGGAGCACGTCATTTTTGCAGGCTTTACACATACGGCCGCAGTTACCTTTGCTGAGCGCTTGCTGCAAATACTTCCACAAAACCAGCGTCGCATCTTTTACTCTGATAACGGCTCTACTGCAGTAGAGGTCGCCATGAAAATGGCCATACAATACTGGAACAACATCGGCACACCCAAGAGAAAAATTGTTGCCTTCCGCGATAGCTACCACGGCGACACCTTTGGTGCCATGTCGGTAAGTGCCCGTAGTGCCTTTACAGCTCCATTTTGGTCATATTTGTTTGAGGTAGCTTTCATAGATGTTCCCACAGCCGGTAATGAGCAGGAAACGCTGAAGCAATTGGAAGCTTTTGCGCAGGAGGGTGATGTTGCAGCTTTCATCTATGAGCCACTGGTACTGGGCACAGCCGGAATGGTTATGTACACGCCAGAAGTACTGAACCAACTGCTTGAGATTTGCCAGAAAAACAACATACTAACTATTGCCGATGAGGTAATGACTGGCTTTGGCCGCACAGGCCGCACTTTCGCCACTGATTACCTGCAGCAGAAGCCTGATATGGTATGCCTGTCGAAAGGCTTGACAGGCGGTACCATGGCCTTAGGCGTGACTTCCTGTAGTGAGAAAATTTACGAAGCATTTCTGCACGAGGACAAGAGCAAGACCCTTTTTCACGGGCACAGCTATACAGCTAACCCCGTGGCCTGCGCCGCCGGCCTGGCCAGTATGGACCTGCTCTTGCAGCCGGAGACTCAAGAAAGCATACAGCGTATTGGGCAGCGACACGCAGACTTTGCCCAAAGTATAAAAGACCTGCCGCAGGTGCTGGAAGTACGGCAGCAGGGTACTATTCTGGCTGTGGAGTTTGAAGACGGTGGAACCTCCTATTTCAGCGAGCTGCGCGACACGCTCTATAGCTTCGGCATCGACAACGGTGTGATTCTTCGTCCGCTGGGTAACATTATTTACGTTATCCCGCCTTACTGCATTACTAACGAACAACTGGAGCAGATTTACCAAACCATACTCGGGATGCAGGAGATCGTTACAGGCAGGCGGCACCACCCGCGCCCGGACCTGGACATGCTGCACGATTAA
- the bioD gene encoding dethiobiotin synthase, with translation MKQYFVTGIGTDVGKTVAAAILTEALQADYWKPVQAGGLDFTDTDTVKSLVSNEHSVFHPEAYRLKMAASPHKAAAAEGVEIDVKGLRLPETQNNLIVEGAGGLMVPLNKRYLVLDLVQQLGLEVVLVSRNYLGSINHTLLTAEVLRYRKIPVAGIIFNGEENTTSEDFIVKYTGLRRLPSIRQEADFCKDTVAEYAKTFEGYL, from the coding sequence ATGAAACAATATTTTGTAACAGGCATCGGAACGGACGTTGGCAAAACAGTTGCCGCAGCCATACTTACCGAAGCCCTGCAAGCCGACTACTGGAAACCTGTGCAAGCGGGTGGCTTGGACTTCACGGATACAGACACTGTAAAGAGTCTGGTTTCTAATGAGCATTCGGTATTTCATCCGGAGGCATACCGCCTCAAAATGGCAGCATCGCCTCATAAGGCTGCTGCTGCTGAGGGTGTAGAGATCGATGTGAAAGGACTACGCCTGCCTGAAACCCAAAACAACCTGATAGTAGAGGGAGCTGGTGGTCTGATGGTGCCTTTAAATAAAAGATACCTTGTACTGGACCTGGTGCAGCAACTTGGCCTGGAGGTAGTGTTGGTATCCCGCAACTACCTTGGCAGCATTAACCATACGCTACTTACAGCAGAAGTACTACGCTACCGCAAAATTCCGGTAGCAGGTATCATCTTTAATGGAGAGGAAAATACTACTTCCGAGGACTTTATTGTGAAGTATACTGGCTTACGCCGCCTGCCTTCCATCCGCCAGGAAGCTGATTTCTGCAAAGACACTGTAGCAGAGTACGCAAAAACATTTGAAGGGTATTTATAG
- a CDS encoding aminotransferase class I/II-fold pyridoxal phosphate-dependent enzyme, whose product MSKSTLLDKLQQKLAERAAQGTLRALKTTTGLTDFCSNDYLGLARSEKLRALIHKEEVKHKHLPLGATGSRLLSGHHPLFEELESLIARYHHAEAALLFNSGYAANVGLLSALPQRGDTVFYDEASHASMKDGLRLSFAKSYPFRHNNVKDLRQKLKHAAGQVYVLVESVYSMDGDQAPLRDLAQLCNQQQAALIVDEAHAVGLYGERGEGLVSALGLEQEVFARVLTYGKAMGLHGAAVVGPQILCNFLINYSRAFIYTTGLPTHALEALKCAYTLLPELGEERARVKKLAHLLYQKLNNLSGIRCTPENSVILSVFLHQPQRLKELAAALQQNGFDVRPVLPPTVPAGTDRLRVIVHAFNTEEEIEGLVQAIAKGT is encoded by the coding sequence TTGTCTAAAAGTACATTGCTTGATAAACTACAGCAGAAGCTGGCGGAGCGGGCAGCGCAGGGAACTTTGCGAGCCTTAAAAACCACCACCGGCCTTACTGACTTTTGCTCTAACGATTACCTCGGCCTTGCTCGCTCAGAAAAGTTGCGGGCTCTTATCCACAAGGAAGAGGTCAAACACAAGCATCTGCCTTTGGGAGCAACCGGCTCCCGACTTTTATCAGGTCACCACCCACTGTTTGAGGAGCTGGAAAGTTTAATTGCGCGCTACCACCATGCGGAGGCTGCGTTGCTTTTTAACTCTGGCTACGCAGCTAACGTGGGTTTATTGTCGGCACTACCCCAACGGGGCGATACTGTGTTTTATGATGAGGCAAGCCATGCTTCCATGAAGGACGGACTTCGCCTGAGCTTTGCCAAAAGCTATCCTTTCCGTCACAACAACGTGAAGGATCTGCGGCAAAAGCTAAAGCATGCAGCCGGACAGGTTTATGTACTGGTAGAGTCTGTTTACTCTATGGATGGCGACCAGGCACCGCTTCGGGATCTGGCACAACTTTGTAACCAACAACAGGCAGCTTTGATTGTGGATGAGGCACATGCAGTGGGCCTCTATGGTGAGAGAGGAGAAGGACTTGTTTCAGCCTTAGGCCTGGAGCAGGAAGTATTTGCACGCGTGCTTACTTACGGGAAAGCCATGGGTTTACATGGCGCCGCTGTTGTAGGCCCTCAGATACTGTGCAACTTCCTTATCAACTACAGCCGCGCGTTTATTTATACTACCGGGTTGCCAACGCATGCGCTGGAGGCCTTAAAGTGCGCCTATACCCTATTGCCTGAACTCGGAGAAGAGCGGGCACGGGTAAAGAAGCTAGCGCACCTATTGTACCAAAAACTGAACAACTTAAGCGGCATTCGCTGCACTCCGGAGAACAGTGTAATACTTTCTGTTTTCCTGCATCAGCCTCAGCGGCTCAAAGAGCTGGCGGCTGCGCTGCAACAAAACGGTTTTGACGTGCGCCCCGTGCTGCCTCCTACTGTGCCTGCTGGCACTGATCGGCTGCGCGTGATTGTGCATGCTTTTAATACAGAAGAAGAAATTGAGGGCCTCGTGCAGGCCATAGCCAAAGGTACATGA
- the bioB gene encoding biotin synthase BioB translates to MTQNGQNTALRNDWSLEEIETIYNKPVLELIVEAANVHKQYQATGEVQVCTLLSVKTGGCSEDCAYCPQAARYHTGVDVHKLMSQEQVLTAAQRAKEGGSTRFCMGAAWREVRDNRDFDKVLDMVKGVNDLGLEVCCTLGMVNEYQAERLKEAGLYAYNHNLDTSEENYENIITTRTYDDRLNTIDNVRKAGISVCSGGIIGLGEADEDRIKMLYTLSTMEQHPESVPVNALVPVKGTPLENQPLVSVWEMVRMIATARILMPKSMVRLSAGRERMSLTEQALCFLAGANSIFTGEKLLTTPNPDFDADKAMFELLGLNPRKSFKEEGQPVVG, encoded by the coding sequence ATGACACAGAACGGACAAAACACAGCTCTCCGCAACGACTGGAGTCTGGAGGAAATAGAGACGATTTATAACAAGCCGGTATTGGAACTGATTGTAGAGGCAGCCAATGTGCACAAGCAGTATCAAGCCACTGGCGAGGTGCAGGTTTGTACCCTGTTGTCTGTGAAAACTGGCGGCTGTTCAGAAGATTGTGCTTACTGTCCGCAGGCGGCACGTTACCATACAGGTGTAGATGTGCACAAACTGATGAGCCAGGAGCAAGTGCTAACAGCTGCACAACGTGCCAAAGAAGGCGGTTCTACTCGTTTCTGTATGGGTGCTGCATGGCGTGAGGTACGCGATAACCGCGACTTCGATAAAGTTTTGGACATGGTAAAAGGCGTTAACGACCTTGGCCTGGAAGTATGCTGTACTTTAGGTATGGTGAACGAATACCAGGCGGAGCGCCTTAAAGAGGCTGGCCTGTATGCCTACAACCATAACCTGGATACCTCAGAAGAGAACTACGAAAATATTATTACCACCCGCACTTACGACGACCGCCTGAACACAATTGACAATGTGCGCAAGGCAGGTATATCTGTATGCTCCGGTGGCATTATAGGTCTTGGCGAAGCAGACGAAGACCGCATCAAAATGCTGTATACCCTGTCTACAATGGAACAGCATCCAGAGTCAGTGCCAGTAAACGCTTTGGTACCGGTTAAAGGTACACCGCTGGAGAACCAGCCACTGGTGTCTGTATGGGAAATGGTACGCATGATTGCTACTGCCCGTATCCTGATGCCAAAATCTATGGTACGTCTATCAGCAGGTCGTGAGCGCATGAGCCTTACAGAACAGGCACTTTGCTTCCTGGCTGGCGCAAACTCTATCTTCACGGGTGAGAAGCTATTGACTACCCCTAACCCAGATTTCGACGCTGACAAAGCAATGTTTGAACTTCTGGGCCTGAATCCAAGAAAATCATTCAAAGAAGAAGGTCAACCTGTAGTTGGCTAG
- a CDS encoding SDR family oxidoreductase, with product MEENKLKGKVALVTGASSGIGQGIAIAMGHAGAKVVVNFHSDEDGARDTQKLIEDAGGEAITARADVSKAEDAQKLIDTAVEHFGRLDILVNNAGIQKDQEFLKMTLEEWQKVIDTNLTGHFLCAQAAAREFVKREVKPEEKTSAGNIIFISSVHDIIPWAGRVNYTAAKGGLQMMMKSLAQELAKYKVRVNAISPGAIKTDINRKEWETEEGRKKMLSQIPYGRIGEPEDIAKVAVWLATDEADYITGSTLYVDGGMTLYPSFSE from the coding sequence ATGGAAGAAAATAAACTAAAAGGGAAAGTAGCCTTGGTAACAGGAGCAAGTTCTGGTATAGGTCAAGGTATAGCGATAGCTATGGGGCATGCCGGCGCTAAAGTAGTGGTCAATTTTCACTCAGATGAAGATGGGGCACGCGACACACAGAAGTTGATAGAAGACGCTGGTGGCGAAGCAATAACAGCCCGAGCAGATGTTAGTAAGGCAGAAGATGCACAAAAACTAATTGACACTGCTGTTGAGCATTTTGGTAGGCTGGATATACTTGTAAACAACGCTGGGATACAGAAAGACCAGGAATTCTTAAAGATGACACTGGAGGAGTGGCAGAAAGTAATTGACACTAACCTGACCGGTCACTTTTTATGCGCACAGGCTGCAGCGCGCGAATTTGTGAAGCGAGAGGTAAAGCCTGAGGAGAAGACGTCTGCCGGCAACATCATCTTCATCAGTTCTGTGCATGATATTATACCCTGGGCTGGGCGGGTTAACTATACCGCCGCCAAAGGAGGCCTTCAGATGATGATGAAATCTTTAGCTCAGGAGCTGGCAAAGTATAAAGTGCGGGTAAATGCTATCTCCCCAGGCGCTATCAAAACAGACATCAACAGAAAAGAATGGGAAACAGAGGAAGGCCGTAAAAAGATGCTCTCTCAGATACCTTATGGCCGAATAGGTGAACCGGAAGACATTGCCAAGGTAGCTGTCTGGCTAGCAACTGATGAGGCTGATTATATTACAGGCTCTACTCTTTATGTGGACGGCGGCATGACGCTTTATCCTTCCTTCAGTGAATAG